In a genomic window of Ranitomeya imitator isolate aRanImi1 chromosome 5, aRanImi1.pri, whole genome shotgun sequence:
- the LOC138637943 gene encoding uncharacterized protein in mobD 3'region-like — protein MVHSNVVGSSLVHINVVGSSLVHSNVVGSSLVHSNIVGSSLVHSNVVGSSLVHSNVVGSSLVHSNVAGSSLVHSDVVGSSLVHSNVAGSSLVHSDVVGSSLVHSNVVGSSLVHSNVVGSSLVHSNVAGSSLVHSNVVGSSRSTAMSLAHHGPQQCRWLITVHSNVVGSSLVHSNVVGSSLVHSNVVGSSLVHSNIVGSSLVHSNVVGSSLVHSNVVGSSLVHSNVAGSSLVHSDVVGSSLVHSNVAGSSLVHSNVVGSSLLCTCSVLCHFNCFRIQKEGTSSFSR, from the coding sequence ATGGTCCACAGCAATGTCGTTGGCTCATCACTGGTCCACATCAATGTCGTTGGCTCATCACTGGTCCACAGCAACGTCGTTGGCTCATCACTGGTCCACAGCAACATCGTTGGCTCATCACTGGTCCACAGCAATGTCGTTGGCTCATCACTAGTCCACAGCAATGTCGTTGGCTCATCACTGGTCCACAGCAACGTCGCTGGCTCATCACTGGTCCACAGTGACGTTGTTGGCTCATCACTGGTCCACAGCAATGTCGCTGGCTCATCACTGGTCCACAGTGATGTCGTTGGCTCATCACTGGTCCACAGCAATGTCGTTGGCTCATCACTAGTCCACAGCAATGTCGTTGGCTCATCACTGGTCCACAGCAACGTCGCTGGCTCATCACTGGTCCACAGCAATGTCGTTGGCTCATCACGGTCCACAGCAATGTCGTTGGCTCATCACGGTCCACAGCAATGTCGTTGGCTCATCACGGTCCACAGCAATGTCGTTGGCTCATCACTGGTCCACAGCAATGTCGTTGGCTCATCACTGGTCCACAGCAACGTCGTTGGCTCATCACTGGTCCACAGCAACATTGTTGGCTCATCACTGGTCCACAGCAATGTCGTTGGCTCATCACTAGTCCACAGCAATGTCGTTGGCTCATCACTGGTCCACAGCAACGTCGCTGGCTCATCACTGGTCCACAGTGACGTCGTTGGCTCATCACTGGTCCACAGCAATGTCGCTGGCTCATCACTGGTCCACAGTAACGTCGTTGGCTCATCACTACTGTGCACATGTTCTGTCTTATGTCACTTCAACTGCTTCAGGATTCAGAAAGAAGGGACATCTTCATTCTCCAGGTGA